In Stenotrophomonas sp. 169, one DNA window encodes the following:
- a CDS encoding MFS transporter — protein MTPTPSAPSASQTPARALDGLNFFLADVRDGLGPYLAIYLLAVHKWEPASIGVVMTVAGLAALLTQTPAGALMDRINGKRAAVVIAALVVTVSCVVLPWITSFTLVALTQAISAVAGTIFAPAIAALSLGIGGQRAFARRMGRNETFNHAGNAVAAVLAGGLAYVGGPVVVFYLMAVMTLASVGAVLMIPAAAIDHQQARGLSAATSEPAAPAGIMQLLHNRTLVILSACCALFHLANAAMLPLVGQKLSQSSPHLATTLTAACIVAAQLVMVPAALLVGARADRWGRRPLLLIAFFILPIRGVLYPLSDAPYWLLGVQLLDGIGAGIFGALLPVIVSDLTQGTGRFNVTLGAVSTAFGVGAAFSPGLAGVIVQFAGYDAAFLSLAAIAALACVLALAMPETCRVGSG, from the coding sequence GTGACCCCAACGCCCTCTGCTCCCTCTGCTTCGCAAACGCCCGCACGGGCGCTCGATGGGCTGAACTTTTTCCTTGCCGACGTCCGCGACGGACTAGGGCCGTATCTGGCCATCTATCTGCTGGCGGTGCACAAATGGGAGCCGGCCAGCATCGGCGTGGTGATGACCGTTGCAGGGCTTGCTGCGTTGCTGACGCAGACGCCCGCCGGGGCGTTGATGGACCGGATCAACGGCAAGCGCGCGGCGGTAGTGATCGCCGCCTTGGTGGTGACGGTCAGCTGCGTGGTCTTGCCGTGGATCACCTCTTTCACGCTGGTCGCGCTTACCCAGGCAATCAGCGCGGTGGCCGGGACGATCTTCGCACCGGCCATTGCCGCGCTGTCGCTGGGCATTGGCGGCCAACGCGCGTTTGCCCGCCGCATGGGCCGGAACGAAACCTTCAACCACGCCGGTAACGCGGTCGCGGCCGTGCTGGCCGGTGGCCTGGCGTATGTCGGTGGGCCGGTGGTGGTGTTCTATCTGATGGCGGTGATGACACTGGCCAGTGTCGGCGCCGTGCTGATGATTCCGGCCGCCGCCATCGACCATCAGCAGGCGCGCGGCCTGTCAGCCGCGACGTCCGAGCCGGCTGCGCCCGCTGGGATCATGCAGCTGTTGCACAACCGTACGCTGGTGATTCTTTCAGCGTGCTGTGCGCTGTTCCATCTGGCCAACGCGGCGATGCTGCCGCTGGTCGGGCAGAAGTTGTCGCAGTCCAGCCCGCACCTGGCCACCACCCTCACCGCTGCCTGCATCGTGGCGGCGCAGCTGGTGATGGTGCCGGCTGCCCTGCTGGTCGGCGCCCGCGCCGACCGGTGGGGCCGCCGCCCTCTGCTGCTGATCGCCTTCTTCATCCTGCCGATCCGCGGCGTGTTGTATCCCCTGTCCGATGCACCGTACTGGCTGCTGGGCGTGCAGCTGCTTGATGGCATTGGCGCCGGGATCTTCGGCGCACTGCTGCCGGTGATCGTCAGCGACCTGACCCAAGGAACCGGTCGCTTCAACGTCACCCTCGGCGCTGTCTCCACCGCATTCGGCGTGGGTGCGGCCTTCAGCCCCGGTCTGGCGGGCGTGATCGTGCAGTTCGCCGGCTACGATGCCGCCTTCCTCAGCCTGGCCGCGATTGCAGCATTGGCGTGCGTGCTGGCCCTTGCGATGCCAGAGACCTGCCGGGTGGGTTCCGGGTAG
- a CDS encoding alpha/beta hydrolase: MQRPTLFFLHSLGASRDEWRDVIATLEPQFECVALDVPGFGTTPSAGRLDVIALTDWFCAEVADRAPPCWFAIGHSMGGKIATLAAARSRDGLLGLAGLGGVILIAASPPSPEPMDPARRAEMLAWFGSGAPQRQHAETFVDNNAASMLPPALRERAIADVLRSQPEAWAAWLLRGSRQDVADAAGTLHVPALIMAGAEDGDLGADAQRRLNLPHYPAATLECIPGAAHLLPYEAPHDVARLITLQVEHSQARRLPDDFMRLLNSNRVVPRMRSRLLQRHAGPAPDARGVLSDGQRAVLGALAAALLDGQADGLDLARRIDIALANEEGDGWRFADLPADVAAWKTGLDMLQQMDFGDLPTSGQAALLTAIARGAHPLAPDSAFSTAQLAHWFEDARATVVRTWTSLPSTFALMGYDGFAVGGDGRHSLGYTHTEADHGEDWQLRGARP; the protein is encoded by the coding sequence ATGCAGCGGCCCACTCTTTTTTTTCTGCACTCATTGGGCGCAAGCCGAGACGAATGGCGGGATGTGATCGCCACCCTGGAGCCACAGTTCGAGTGCGTGGCCCTGGACGTACCCGGTTTTGGAACCACGCCAAGCGCAGGGCGCCTGGATGTGATTGCGCTGACGGACTGGTTCTGTGCGGAAGTGGCAGACCGTGCGCCGCCCTGCTGGTTCGCCATCGGTCACAGCATGGGCGGAAAGATCGCCACGCTTGCGGCGGCGAGGTCACGCGATGGGCTGCTGGGATTGGCCGGACTGGGAGGTGTGATCCTGATCGCAGCCTCCCCGCCGTCGCCTGAGCCGATGGATCCGGCGCGGCGCGCGGAGATGCTGGCCTGGTTTGGCAGCGGTGCGCCCCAGCGTCAGCATGCGGAGACGTTCGTGGACAACAACGCGGCATCCATGCTGCCGCCCGCGTTGCGCGAACGTGCCATCGCCGACGTGCTGCGGTCGCAGCCGGAGGCGTGGGCGGCGTGGCTGCTACGTGGCAGCCGCCAGGATGTCGCCGATGCGGCAGGAACGCTTCACGTACCCGCACTGATCATGGCCGGCGCTGAGGACGGTGACCTGGGTGCCGACGCGCAACGTCGGCTCAACCTACCGCACTACCCAGCGGCCACGTTGGAGTGCATCCCCGGTGCGGCGCACCTGTTGCCCTATGAAGCTCCGCACGACGTGGCGCGGCTGATCACCCTGCAGGTAGAGCACAGCCAGGCACGGCGCCTGCCCGATGACTTCATGCGCCTGCTCAACAGCAACCGGGTGGTCCCGCGCATGCGCAGTCGGCTGTTGCAGCGTCATGCCGGGCCAGCGCCGGATGCCCGCGGAGTGCTCTCCGACGGGCAGCGTGCCGTGCTTGGCGCATTGGCGGCGGCCTTACTGGATGGGCAGGCCGATGGCCTGGATCTGGCGCGCCGGATCGACATCGCCCTGGCCAACGAGGAAGGCGACGGCTGGCGTTTCGCCGACCTGCCCGCCGACGTGGCCGCATGGAAAACCGGGCTGGACATGCTGCAGCAGATGGATTTCGGCGACCTGCCGACCAGCGGCCAGGCCGCGCTGCTGACGGCGATAGCACGGGGTGCGCATCCTCTTGCGCCGGACAGCGCGTTCAGCACGGCGCAGCTTGCGCACTGGTTCGAAGACGCGCGCGCCACCGTTGTGCGCACCTGGACCAGCCTGCCATCCACCTTTGCGCTGATGGGTTACGACGGCTTTGCGGTGGGCGGCGACGGCCGGCACAGCCTGGGCTACACGCATACCGAGGCCGACCACGGCGAGGACTGGCAACTGCGGGGAGCACGCCCATGA
- a CDS encoding GMC family oxidoreductase — protein MMQATPLHPVDVVVIGSGAGGAPLAARLAEAGLSVVVLEAGAAFDSEDHLADELTTGIYWMEERLSGGSTPTAFGPNNSGTGLGGSTLHWGAFCPRPDARDMQLKTLTGQGEDWPIAHADLSAYIQRVESFIGVAGPAHYPWDTTRHYAYPPPLRNASAQAMQRGCAALGIQATDAPAALVTRSREQPGFGTRSACNNCGACHQGCSNGAKTSMDSTWLPRARAFGAQLRSSCRVTDIERDARGRVTGVVYHQDGVEQRQPCAAVFLCAGGIETPRLLLNLGLANGSGQVGRNFMAHVATQVWGEFDADMCMNRGYPSSLISEDQLRPAAAAFVGGYLVQSLGVQPVTLATTLARGAGLWGAALVRTLQRYRRLAGIGINGDCLPQAANRLYLSDETDAFGQRKARIDFSYGTNETALNVHATRTLTSIWQAAGASGIFSAERSAHTLGTCRMGTSRQHAVVDPDGRSFDIANLYICDNSTFPSALAANPALTQMALGLRTAERFLATHGLGRTTTA, from the coding sequence ATGATGCAAGCCACGCCGTTGCACCCGGTCGATGTAGTGGTCATCGGCAGTGGGGCAGGGGGCGCGCCGCTGGCCGCACGGTTGGCGGAAGCCGGGCTGTCGGTCGTCGTGCTGGAAGCCGGCGCCGCATTCGACTCTGAAGATCATCTGGCAGATGAACTCACCACCGGCATCTACTGGATGGAAGAACGGCTGAGCGGCGGCAGTACGCCCACCGCGTTCGGCCCCAACAATTCCGGCACCGGACTGGGCGGTTCGACGCTGCATTGGGGCGCGTTCTGTCCGCGACCCGATGCCCGCGACATGCAGCTGAAGACGTTGACCGGACAGGGCGAAGACTGGCCCATCGCCCACGCGGACCTCAGCGCCTACATCCAGCGCGTGGAATCGTTCATCGGCGTGGCTGGACCTGCCCACTATCCGTGGGACACCACGCGTCACTATGCCTATCCGCCGCCCTTGCGCAATGCCTCGGCGCAGGCGATGCAGCGCGGTTGCGCGGCACTGGGTATTCAGGCCACGGACGCACCTGCGGCTTTGGTGACGCGTTCGCGTGAGCAGCCCGGCTTCGGCACGCGCAGTGCCTGCAACAACTGCGGTGCCTGCCACCAGGGCTGCAGCAACGGCGCCAAGACCAGCATGGACAGCACGTGGCTGCCACGCGCCCGCGCGTTCGGCGCGCAGCTGCGCAGCAGTTGCCGCGTCACGGATATCGAACGTGACGCACGTGGCCGCGTCACTGGCGTGGTCTACCACCAGGACGGCGTCGAGCAGCGTCAGCCCTGCGCCGCGGTGTTCCTGTGTGCCGGCGGCATTGAAACCCCGCGCCTGCTGCTCAACCTTGGCCTGGCCAACGGCAGCGGACAGGTCGGGCGCAATTTCATGGCCCACGTGGCGACCCAGGTCTGGGGCGAGTTCGACGCCGACATGTGCATGAACCGCGGCTACCCGTCGTCCTTGATCAGCGAAGATCAGCTGCGCCCGGCCGCCGCCGCGTTCGTCGGTGGCTATCTGGTACAGAGTCTGGGCGTGCAGCCGGTGACCCTGGCCACCACGCTCGCCCGGGGTGCGGGACTGTGGGGCGCGGCGTTGGTTCGCACACTACAGCGTTATCGGCGGCTGGCAGGCATCGGCATCAACGGCGACTGCCTGCCGCAGGCAGCAAATCGGCTCTACCTGTCCGACGAAACCGACGCGTTCGGTCAGCGCAAGGCGCGCATCGATTTCAGCTACGGCACCAATGAAACGGCGTTGAACGTGCATGCCACGCGCACGCTCACCTCGATCTGGCAGGCCGCCGGTGCCAGCGGGATCTTCAGCGCCGAGCGCTCGGCCCATACCTTGGGCACCTGCCGGATGGGCACGTCCCGGCAGCACGCGGTGGTGGACCCGGACGGCCGCAGTTTCGACATCGCCAATCTCTATATCTGCGACAACTCGACCTTCCCCAGCGCACTGGCAGCCAATCCAGCACTCACCCAGATGGCGCTTGGGCTTCGTACCGCTGAAAGGTTCCTGGCCACGCACGGCCTGGGACGCACAACCACAGCCTGA
- a CDS encoding SDR family oxidoreductase, producing MDLGITGRIALISGADSGMGKETARQLLQAGVRVAITDVADGTLDEALAELSPLGEVIAITGDVTRAADVDTIWAKVRADMGEPDIFVNAAGVTGATGDFLDVDDEGWLRTLDINLMGAVRMCRHAVPAMRARSWGRIVLFASEDAVQPYVDELPYCASKAGILTLAKGLSKAYGPDNVLVNTVSPAFIHTPMTDAMMEKRAQEKGISFDEAVATFLDEERPGMVLKRRGRPEEVASAVVFLCSERASFINGAGIRVDSGSVYTLAG from the coding sequence ATGGATCTGGGTATCACAGGGCGCATCGCACTGATCAGCGGCGCCGATTCGGGAATGGGCAAAGAGACCGCCCGGCAGCTGCTGCAGGCCGGCGTGCGCGTTGCCATCACCGATGTAGCCGACGGCACGCTGGATGAAGCGCTGGCCGAGCTCAGTCCGCTGGGCGAGGTGATCGCCATCACCGGCGATGTCACCCGCGCCGCGGACGTCGACACGATCTGGGCCAAGGTGCGCGCCGATATGGGCGAGCCGGACATTTTCGTCAACGCCGCCGGTGTGACGGGCGCTACCGGTGATTTCCTCGATGTGGATGACGAGGGCTGGCTGCGCACGCTGGACATCAACCTGATGGGCGCGGTGCGGATGTGTCGCCACGCCGTGCCGGCGATGCGCGCGCGGAGCTGGGGCCGCATCGTGCTGTTCGCGTCCGAGGATGCGGTGCAGCCCTATGTGGATGAGCTACCGTACTGCGCATCCAAGGCCGGCATCCTCACCTTGGCCAAGGGGCTGTCGAAGGCGTACGGGCCAGACAACGTGCTGGTCAACACCGTGTCGCCGGCCTTCATCCACACCCCGATGACCGACGCGATGATGGAGAAACGCGCACAGGAAAAGGGCATCTCCTTTGACGAAGCCGTCGCCACCTTCCTGGACGAAGAACGCCCCGGCATGGTGCTCAAGCGGCGCGGGCGGCCGGAAGAGGTGGCGTCTGCCGTAGTGTTCCTGTGTTCCGAACGCGCCAGCTTCATCAACGGCGCAGGCATCCGCGTGGATTCGGGCTCGGTCTACACGCTGGCCGGCTGA
- a CDS encoding AI-2E family transporter, protein MHELIARTSRPPAFRIAAWLLMLLGMWLALRLGLVVTLLSGLLVFHLTHLLAGSVEGKLPPGRARAMSVIVLAVLIIGGLSLAGVGIAAVFRNQTGGPDVLLAHLMDILNSSRHQVPAVLRAYIPEDMDTLRTALNEWAAEHQRQLGVAGTSVVQVGVRVLIGMVLGAMVALYDEMPLSRMGPLAQEMVGRISRMAVAFRQVVFAQVKISLLNTLFTGIFLLIVLPLFGVQLPLAKTLVLITFVAGLLPVVGNVISNTIITIVALSVSFYVAVGALLYLVVIHKLEYFLNARIVGGEIRARAWELLLAMLLMEAAFGLAGLVAAPVFYAYIKRELLDQGWI, encoded by the coding sequence ATGCACGAACTGATCGCCCGAACGTCCCGCCCGCCCGCCTTCCGTATTGCCGCCTGGTTGCTGATGCTGCTCGGCATGTGGCTGGCGCTGCGCCTGGGGTTGGTGGTGACGCTGCTGTCGGGCCTGCTGGTGTTCCACCTGACCCACCTGCTTGCTGGCTCGGTGGAAGGCAAGCTGCCGCCGGGACGGGCCCGCGCCATGTCGGTCATCGTGCTGGCTGTGCTGATCATCGGCGGGTTGAGCTTGGCAGGCGTCGGCATCGCGGCGGTGTTCCGCAACCAGACCGGTGGCCCCGACGTACTGCTCGCCCATCTGATGGACATTCTCAACAGCTCCCGCCATCAGGTGCCGGCCGTGCTGCGCGCCTACATTCCCGAGGACATGGACACCCTGCGCACCGCACTGAACGAATGGGCCGCCGAACACCAGCGTCAGCTTGGTGTGGCCGGTACGTCGGTCGTGCAGGTGGGCGTGCGGGTATTGATCGGCATGGTGCTGGGCGCGATGGTCGCGCTGTATGACGAAATGCCGTTGTCGCGGATGGGTCCGCTGGCCCAGGAAATGGTCGGCCGCATCAGCCGAATGGCCGTGGCGTTCCGCCAGGTGGTCTTCGCCCAGGTCAAGATTTCGCTGTTGAACACGCTGTTCACCGGGATCTTCCTGCTGATCGTGTTGCCGCTGTTCGGCGTGCAGTTGCCGCTGGCCAAGACGCTGGTGCTGATCACGTTCGTCGCCGGGCTGCTGCCGGTGGTCGGCAATGTCATCTCCAATACCATCATCACCATCGTCGCGCTGTCGGTGTCGTTCTACGTCGCGGTGGGCGCGCTGCTGTACCTGGTGGTCATCCACAAGCTGGAGTACTTCCTCAACGCGCGCATCGTGGGCGGCGAGATCCGCGCACGGGCCTGGGAGCTGCTGCTGGCGATGCTGCTGATGGAGGCGGCGTTCGGATTGGCCGGCCTGGTCGCCGCGCCGGTGTTCTATGCCTACATCAAACGCGAGCTGCTCGACCAGGGCTGGATCTGA
- a CDS encoding alpha/beta hydrolase, translating into MKINHLLAPLGVAAALTAGNALATPFATPVHYRYEQVGDVRIFYREAGPRNAPTVLLLHGFAASSYMYRDVIAALADTYHVIAPDLPSFGHTESPAGDVYAYTFDNLSRTMERFTEQLKLDRYALMVHDYGAPIGWRLATAHPERITALISQNGNAYEEGLAKGWDPIRTYWKEPTAKNRAALADFPTAASIKWQYLEGVSDPSRVPPDGYILEGLRVSQPGNADVQLDLLLDYASNVQLYPTFQTYFRTQRPPLLAVWGRNDPYFLPAGAQAWTRDIPDAEIHFYDTGHFALETHAQEIIPVIRSFLDRHVAPSSQP; encoded by the coding sequence ATGAAGATCAATCACCTCCTTGCTCCGCTCGGCGTGGCTGCCGCCCTCACTGCGGGCAACGCGCTGGCCACACCCTTTGCTACCCCTGTCCACTACCGATACGAGCAGGTGGGTGATGTCAGGATCTTCTACAGGGAAGCTGGCCCCCGAAACGCGCCCACCGTGCTGCTTCTGCATGGGTTCGCAGCCTCGTCATACATGTATCGCGATGTCATCGCCGCGTTGGCCGACACCTACCATGTGATCGCACCGGACCTGCCGTCTTTCGGCCACACCGAGTCGCCTGCCGGCGATGTCTATGCGTACACCTTCGACAACCTGAGCAGGACGATGGAACGCTTCACCGAACAGCTCAAGCTCGACCGCTATGCGCTGATGGTGCATGACTACGGCGCGCCGATCGGCTGGCGCCTGGCGACCGCCCATCCGGAACGGATCACGGCGCTGATCTCGCAGAACGGCAATGCCTACGAAGAAGGGCTGGCGAAGGGCTGGGATCCGATCCGCACCTACTGGAAAGAACCCACGGCAAAGAACCGCGCCGCGCTGGCCGACTTCCCCACCGCCGCGTCGATCAAATGGCAGTATCTGGAGGGCGTCAGCGACCCCAGCCGGGTGCCACCGGATGGCTATATCCTGGAGGGGCTGCGGGTGTCACAGCCGGGCAACGCCGACGTGCAGCTGGATCTCCTGCTGGACTATGCCTCCAACGTGCAGCTTTACCCCACCTTCCAGACGTACTTCCGTACGCAGCGGCCCCCGCTGCTGGCGGTATGGGGCCGCAACGATCCGTATTTCCTGCCGGCTGGCGCGCAGGCGTGGACGCGGGACATTCCCGATGCGGAGATCCATTTCTACGACACCGGCCACTTTGCGTTGGAAACCCATGCGCAGGAGATCATTCCGGTCATCCGCTCCTTCCTGGATCGGCATGTGGCGCCCAGCAGCCAGCCGTGA
- a CDS encoding CGNR zinc finger domain-containing protein produces MPPSDATAPLFVANDLALDFINSAYGPPTAPVDVLVDDAAVVLWLTEAGVVAAGSVRAPKGLLALAIALRDEARGLLAAARAGQPLRADRVNAVLERGRPVLELSSMPSDATPVLVERRRDDSPEALLQPVALALGQLLAGGDLQHVGQCEAHDCSLLFHDTTKSRKRRWCSMALCGNRMKVAAFRSRRQFVPTQG; encoded by the coding sequence ATGCCGCCTTCAGACGCGACCGCCCCCCTGTTCGTCGCCAACGACCTGGCGTTGGACTTCATCAACTCGGCCTACGGGCCGCCCACCGCACCGGTGGACGTGCTGGTGGACGACGCGGCGGTGGTGCTGTGGCTGACGGAGGCCGGCGTCGTCGCGGCAGGCAGCGTGCGTGCGCCGAAGGGGCTGCTCGCACTGGCGATCGCCCTGCGTGACGAAGCGCGTGGCCTGCTGGCTGCTGCGAGGGCAGGGCAGCCGTTGCGTGCGGACCGGGTCAACGCGGTGCTTGAAAGAGGCAGACCCGTGCTGGAATTGAGCTCAATGCCCAGCGACGCGACGCCCGTGCTGGTGGAGCGTCGTCGCGATGACAGCCCCGAGGCCTTGCTGCAGCCAGTCGCGCTTGCGCTGGGGCAGCTGTTGGCGGGCGGCGACCTGCAGCACGTCGGCCAGTGTGAGGCGCATGACTGTTCGCTGCTGTTCCATGACACCACCAAATCCAGGAAGCGGCGGTGGTGCAGCATGGCGCTGTGCGGCAACCGGATGAAGGTTGCCGCGTTTCGTTCGCGCCGCCAGTTCGTGCCGACTCAGGGATAG
- a CDS encoding OsmC family protein — translation MSTARSASPFKVFGASTLSAMLLLAAPLISSAADNGSPLRTYLAAKREAIKAQSTQPAAPIAIHAKVTAESRSGVRRLRIGPTGEFQYISDSGRNYAGYNLGAGSWDSLVGTLASAVADEYIVQAAEQNVPLDALDVVFTSIPERKSESLAYPNNLSYVAYIDSPATDAQLQTLKRAVHENSSAIDLVTRPQQVSHAEVEYLHSDAVRDPTLPPGLRDFITEEKRPAVLARQGKPASGKGKPADPETLVARAHVEPRTGLRRVFLGKDAYHQQLHDSAPGLLGYGLAPTVEEHLLGVTGTCLTHIFEVQAAARNVLLDSLELTVDGQLSPRFGSNIQSPARYSDIRYKVRIESPASEQEIDALRQSVEATCPLYNLVKDEQKLEGSIVRGAYAEATNHAR, via the coding sequence ATGTCCACCGCCCGTTCTGCGTCGCCGTTCAAGGTTTTCGGCGCGTCAACTTTGTCGGCCATGCTGCTGCTGGCCGCGCCGCTCATTTCCTCAGCGGCGGACAACGGCTCACCCCTGCGCACGTATCTCGCCGCCAAACGTGAGGCTATCAAGGCGCAGTCGACGCAGCCTGCCGCACCCATCGCGATCCACGCAAAGGTCACGGCCGAAAGCCGCTCCGGCGTACGTCGCCTGCGCATCGGGCCCACGGGCGAGTTCCAGTACATCAGCGATAGTGGGCGCAACTACGCAGGCTACAACCTCGGCGCCGGTTCCTGGGACTCGCTGGTCGGCACCTTGGCCAGCGCCGTGGCCGATGAGTACATCGTGCAGGCGGCCGAGCAGAATGTCCCGCTTGATGCGCTGGACGTGGTGTTCACCAGCATCCCCGAGCGCAAGAGCGAGAGCCTGGCGTACCCGAACAATCTCTCCTATGTGGCCTACATCGACTCGCCTGCCACCGACGCGCAACTGCAGACGCTCAAGCGCGCGGTGCACGAAAATTCCTCGGCCATCGACCTGGTAACGCGGCCGCAGCAGGTCAGCCATGCCGAGGTCGAATACCTCCATAGCGATGCGGTGCGCGATCCGACGTTGCCGCCCGGTCTGCGCGATTTCATCACCGAGGAGAAGCGTCCCGCGGTGCTGGCCAGGCAGGGTAAGCCCGCCTCGGGCAAGGGCAAGCCCGCCGATCCGGAAACCCTCGTCGCGCGCGCCCACGTCGAGCCGCGCACCGGCCTGCGCCGCGTCTTCCTGGGCAAGGACGCTTATCACCAGCAGCTGCACGACAGCGCGCCCGGCCTGCTCGGCTATGGGCTGGCGCCGACGGTGGAGGAACACCTGCTCGGCGTGACCGGCACCTGCCTGACGCACATCTTCGAGGTGCAGGCCGCCGCACGGAACGTGCTGTTGGATTCGTTGGAGCTGACGGTTGATGGTCAGCTGAGCCCGCGCTTCGGCAGCAACATCCAATCGCCCGCACGCTACAGCGATATCCGTTACAAGGTGCGGATTGAATCGCCTGCATCGGAACAGGAGATCGACGCGCTGCGCCAGTCGGTCGAGGCCACGTGCCCGCTCTACAACCTGGTCAAGGACGAGCAGAAGCTCGAAGGCAGCATCGTCCGCGGCGCCTACGCCGAAGCGACGAACCACGCGCGATAA